One window of Paralichthys olivaceus isolate ysfri-2021 chromosome 20, ASM2471397v2, whole genome shotgun sequence genomic DNA carries:
- the LOC109631863 gene encoding serine/threonine-protein phosphatase 6 regulatory ankyrin repeat subunit A isoform X4, translating into MAVLKIQEQPSLLRAIFNVDPDEVRSLIFKKEDVNIQDNEKRTPLHAAAYLGDAEIIELLILSGARVNAKDNKWLTPLHRAVASCSEDAVTVLLKHSADVNARDKNWQTPLHVAASNKAVRCAEALVPLLSNVNVSDRAGRTALHHAAFSGHVEMVKLLLSRGANINAFDKKDRRAIHWAAFMGHLEVVKLLVASGAEVDCKDKKAYTPLHAAASSGMSSTVHYLLSLGVHVNEVNAYGNTPLHLACYNRQEVVVSELIETGANVNQVNERGFSALHFASSSRQGAPCQELLLAHGAHINMRSKDGKTPLHMAATHGRFPCSQVLIQNGAEIDCEDKSRNTALHIAARYGHELIITALVKHGASTANRGIHGMFPLHLAALSGFSDCCRKLLSSGFDIDTPDDFGRTCLHAAAAGGNLECVNLLLNIGADFNRKDNFGRTPLHYASANCNYQCVFALVGSGASINELDQRGCCPLHYAAAADTDGKCVEYLLRNDADPAVRDKQGYSAVHYASAYGRTLCLELMASETPLDVLMDTSGTDILSDLESQAPVSPLHLAAYHGHCGALEVLLSSLLDVDVRSPEGRTPLSLACSSGHQECVSLLLHHGASPMTHDYTHKKTAIHAAAMNGHPECLRLLMSNNDQHINVDLRDINGQTPLMLAVLNGHTECVYALLSQGASVENQDRWGRTALHRGAVTGQEECVEALLQRGASVCVKDIRGRSPLHLASACGRVGALGALMQATTTPHTDTHLTDNQGYTPLHWACYNGYDACVEVLLDQEVFRQINSNSFSPLHCAVMSDNDGVAEMLIDSLGAAIVNTTDSKGRTPLHAAAYSDHVECVSLLLSHGAQANVVDTNMRSTPLMMAALNGQTNAVEVLVSSAKADMALQDTDRNTALHLACSKGHETSALLIMEKISDRNLINCTNAALQTPLHVAARKGLTVVVQELLGKGASVLAVDENGYTPALACAPNRDVADCLALILNSMMPTSPIVTIAALPALSLAQTVVNHNSTSNHISKGVAFDALPPLRPNHASYCRPERPLSTVSADDEMNDSDSETY; encoded by the exons ATGGCTGTGTTGAAGATACAAGAGCAG CCGTCATTGTTAAGAGCTATCTTCAACGTGGACCCAGATGAAGTTCGCTCCCTCATATTCAAGAAAGAGGATGTCAACATTCAG GACAATGAGAAGCGGACGCCTCTGCACGCCGCAGCCTACCTGGGAGACGCTGAGATCATTGAGCTGCTCATCCTGTCAG GAGCTCGAGTCAACGCCAAAGATAACAAGTGGTTGACTCCTCTTCACAGAGCTGTCGCCTCTTGTAGTGAG GATGCAGTGACGGTCTTGCTGAAGCACAGTGCGGACGTTAATGCTCGGGACAAGAACTGGCAGACACCACTCCACGTAGCAGCTAGCAACAAGGCAGTGCGCTGTGCCGAGGCTTTGGTCCCTCTGCTAAGCAATGTGAATGTGTCAGACCGGGCAGGACGTACTGCCCTGCATCACGCTGCCTTCAGTGGACATGTAGag aTGGTGAAGCTTCTGCTGTCTAGAGGAGCAAACATTAATGCTTTTGACAAGAAGGACAGGAGAGCCATCCACTGGGCAGCCTTCATGG GTCACCTGGAGGTGGTGAAGTTATTGGTGGCCAGCGGCGCTGAGGTTGACTGTAAGGACAAGAAGGCCTACACACCTCTCCACGCAGCTGCCTCCAGTGGCATGAGCAGCACTGTGCACTACCTGCTGAGCCTCGGTGTCCAT GTAAACGAGGTGAATGCCTACGGCAACACACCGCTCCATTTGGCCTGTTACAATAGACAGGAAGTGGTGGTCAGCGAGCTCATCGAGACAGGGGCCAATGTCAACcag GTGAATGAGAGGGGCTTCTCTGCTCTCCACTTTGCCTCTTCCTCACGTCAGGGGGCACCATGCCAGGAGCTGCTGTTAGCCCATGGAGCTCACATCAACATGCGG AGTAAGGATGGAAAGACTCCTCTCCACATGGCAGCTACACATGGAAGGTTCCCCTGTTCTCAGGTCCTCATTCAAAATG GAGCTGAGATTGATTGCGAGGACAAAAGCAGGAACACTGCCCTTCACATCGCTGCCCGCTACGGCCATGAGCTCATCATCACTGCTCTCGTCAAACACGGAGCCAGCACTGCCAA TAGAGGCATTCATGGGATGTTCCCTCTACACCTGGCAGCTCTCAGCGGCTTCTCAGATTGCTGCAGGAAGTTGCTGTCCTCAG GGTTTGACATAGACACCCCTGATGACTTTGGAAGGACCTGTCTTCATGCTGCTGCGGCTGGAGG GAACCTGGAGTGTGTGAACCTGCTGTTAAACATCGGAGCTGACTTTAACAGGAAAGACAACTTTGGAAG GACTCCATTACACTATGCATCAGCCAACTGTAATTACCAGTGTGTGTTCGCCTTGGTGGGCTCCGGGGCAAGCATCAATGAGCTGGACCAGAGAGGCTGTTGCCCCCTGCActacgctgctgctgctgacactgACGGAAA gtGTGTGGAATACCTGTTGAGGAATGATGCCGATCCAGCAGTGAGAGACAAACAGGGTTACAGTGCTGTGCATTATGCCTCAGCATATGGTCGCACACTCTGTCTGGAACTG ATGGCAAGTGAGACGCCGCTTGATGTG TTAATGGACACATCAGGAACAGACATTCTAAGTGACTTGGAGAGCCAGGCCCCTGTCAGTCCACTGCATCTGGCG GCTTACCATGGACACTGTGGAGCATTAGAGGTCCTCCTGTCATCCCTGCTGGACGTGGACGTTCGCAGCCCAGAGGGCCGCACCCCCCTCAGCCTGGCCTGCTCCAGTGGTCATCAGGAGTGtgtctccctgctgctgcatcacGGAGCCTCACCCATGACCcatgactacacacacaaaaagacagcCATACATGCTGCAG CTATGAATGGCCACCCAGAGTGCCTTCGCCTGCTCATGAGCAACAATGACCAACACATTAATGTGGACTTACGAGACATCAACGGACA GACTCCTCTGATGTTGGCTGTGCTGAATGGACACACAGAGTGTGTGTACGCTCTGCTTAGTCAAGGAGCCAGTGTAGAGAATCAGGACCGCTGGGGGAGGACGGCACTACACAGAGGG GCAGTGACAGGTCAGGAGGAGTGTGTGGAGGCTCTCCTCCAGCGGGGggccagtgtttgtgtgaaggaCATCCGGGGCCGCTCACCTCTTCACCTGGCATCCGCCTGTGGCCGTGTTGGTGCCCTTGGTGCCCTGATGCAGGCCACCACCAccccacacactgacacacacctcACTGACAACCAGGGCTACACACCACTGCACTGGGCCTGTTATAACG GATATGATGCGTGTGTGGAGGTGTTGTTGGACCAGGAGGTGTTCAGGCAGATCAACAGCAACTCATTCAGTCCACTACACTGTGCTGT gatgAGCGACAACGATGGAGTGGCTGAGATGTTAATTGACTCCCTGGGCGCAGCTATCGTCAACACTACTGACTCTAAGGGCAG GACCCCTCTTCACGCTGCAGCTTATTCCGACCACGTGgagtgtgtttctcttcttctgagCCATGGTGCTCAAGCAAACGTAGTCGACACAAACATGCGCAGCACACCGCTCATGATGGCAGCTCTGAACGGACAGACCAACGCTGTGG AGGTGTTGGTGAGCAGCGCTAAAGCAGACATGGCTCTGCAGgatacagacagaaacacagcatTACATCTGGCCTGCAGCAAG GGTCATGAGACGAGTGCCTTGTTGATTATGGAGAAAATCAGTGACAGGAACCTCATCAACTGCACCAATGCTGCTCTCCAGAC GCCGCTGCATGTAGCAGCAAGGAAGGGTCTGACGGTGGTGGTCCAGGAGCTGCTGGGGAAAGGAGCCAGTGTGTTAGCGGTGGACGAGAATG GTTACACTCCAGCTTTGGCCTGCGCTCCCAACCGTGATGTAGCCGACTGCCTGGCCCTCATCCTCAACTCCATGATGCCCACCTCCCCCATTGTCACCATAGCCGCTTTACCTGCACTTTCTCTCGCTCAAACGGTCGTCAACCACAATTCCACCTCCAACCACATCTCCAAAGGCGTGGCCTTCGATGCCCTGCCCCCTCTGAGGCCCAACCATGCCTCCTACTGCAGGCCAGAGCGCCCGCTGTCCACTGTGTCTGCAGACGATGAAATGAATGACTCGGATTCAGAGACATACTGA